Proteins encoded by one window of Thermobaculum terrenum ATCC BAA-798:
- a CDS encoding Gfo/Idh/MocA family protein produces MQDNVLTDCLRVGVVGSGFVARFHLNAFEFVRNVRIAGVYSPNPAHREDYAQLANQKGLGPCKAYESLESMVQSDEIDAIWLLSPNFARLDHMRTIHRLVKDGKASLMGVACEKPLARTLAEGREMLAMVQDANLNHGYLENQLFSTPVQRGRDIIWRRAVPNTGRPYLARAAEEHSGPHMPWFWRPDLQGGGVLLDMMCHSVEVARFLLTEPGKPRNSLKLMSATGTVANLKWTRPEYIQKLIQNMGPEVDYSKRPAEDFARGILHFQDESGNDLIVEATTSWAYVGPGLRLTLELLGPEYSMEINSLNTSLKVFLSREVRGESGEDLVEKQNAEQGLMPVVEDEAAVYGYTLEDRHMVESFRRGIRPLETFEDGVAVLEMLMGLYLSAETKSTVEFPDARLENFVPSVARVG; encoded by the coding sequence ATGCAGGATAATGTACTCACTGATTGCCTTCGCGTTGGAGTTGTGGGTAGCGGATTTGTTGCTAGGTTTCATCTTAATGCGTTCGAGTTCGTGCGCAATGTACGCATCGCCGGCGTCTATAGCCCGAATCCTGCTCACAGGGAGGATTATGCGCAGCTAGCTAATCAGAAAGGTCTAGGTCCATGCAAAGCGTACGAGTCTTTAGAGTCTATGGTGCAGTCCGATGAGATAGATGCTATATGGCTGCTTTCTCCCAACTTCGCCCGACTGGATCATATGAGGACGATCCACAGATTGGTGAAAGATGGTAAAGCCTCCCTGATGGGAGTGGCCTGCGAAAAGCCTCTTGCCCGTACGCTGGCAGAGGGCAGAGAGATGTTGGCCATGGTTCAAGATGCAAACCTAAACCATGGTTACCTAGAAAATCAGCTCTTCTCCACTCCGGTACAGCGAGGAAGGGACATTATTTGGCGGCGGGCAGTTCCTAACACTGGTAGACCTTATCTGGCAAGAGCCGCGGAAGAGCATAGTGGTCCACATATGCCTTGGTTCTGGAGACCTGATCTTCAGGGGGGAGGAGTGCTGCTGGATATGATGTGTCATAGTGTTGAGGTTGCTAGGTTCTTGCTAACAGAACCTGGAAAACCTCGTAATTCTCTCAAATTGATGAGCGCGACTGGTACGGTAGCCAATCTGAAGTGGACTCGCCCAGAATACATTCAGAAGCTTATACAGAACATGGGCCCGGAGGTCGACTATTCAAAAAGGCCGGCTGAGGACTTTGCTAGGGGTATATTACACTTTCAAGATGAGTCTGGTAATGACCTTATAGTTGAGGCCACTACGTCCTGGGCTTACGTCGGTCCAGGTTTGCGGCTAACTTTGGAATTGCTAGGCCCAGAGTACTCGATGGAGATAAACAGCTTGAACACCTCCTTGAAAGTGTTCCTGTCCAGGGAGGTACGAGGCGAGTCTGGGGAAGATCTGGTAGAGAAACAGAATGCTGAACAAGGGCTCATGCCAGTAGTAGAAGACGAGGCTGCGGTCTACGGTTATACATTGGAAGATCGACATATGGTTGAATCTTTCAGGCGAGGCATAAGACCCCTGGAAACTTTTGAGGATGGTGTAGCTGTGCTGGAGATGCTTATGGGTCTTTACTTGTCCGCTGAGACTAAGAGCACGGTGGAATTTCCGGATGCGCGTTTGGAGAATTTCGTTCCCAGCGTAGCCAGAGTAGGCTAA
- a CDS encoding DNA glycosylase, translating to MTTLSWKDIPHSSFEFEPELLNLRWCFLSGQAFRWKEDPNGWWIGIVRDSVLRIRMDGSTVTWAAYPKLPWSDFWESYLRLDFDLAALYRDYEGFDQFVAYSFSRWRGLRVLSQDPLETITCFLCTTANSIPRITRAISCMSTLYGQHIATIDGIDYYTLPKPEALVEEIAPVLDKRCGLGFRANNLVRAMQDLRSKPTDWPQSLINMPYPQARAELMTIRGIGRKVADCVALFALRKDEAVPVDTHVWQIALELYLREIKTKSLTTKVYETIAEHFRSLFRDRAGWVQQYLFFSHLNRHRYDSTL from the coding sequence GTGACTACTCTGAGTTGGAAGGATATACCGCATAGCAGTTTCGAATTCGAGCCTGAGTTACTCAATCTTAGGTGGTGCTTTCTATCTGGTCAAGCATTCAGATGGAAGGAAGACCCTAATGGTTGGTGGATAGGTATAGTTAGGGATTCCGTTCTGCGAATCCGTATGGATGGTTCTACTGTTACCTGGGCAGCGTATCCTAAACTCCCATGGAGCGATTTCTGGGAAAGCTATCTCAGGTTAGATTTCGACTTGGCTGCCCTGTATCGAGACTATGAAGGCTTCGACCAGTTCGTAGCTTACTCCTTCAGCAGATGGAGAGGGCTACGTGTCCTGTCACAAGACCCATTGGAAACCATTACTTGCTTCTTGTGCACGACGGCTAACTCTATTCCTAGAATAACGAGAGCTATTAGTTGTATGAGCACTCTTTATGGTCAACATATAGCAACTATAGATGGCATCGATTATTACACCCTTCCCAAGCCTGAGGCCCTAGTGGAGGAAATAGCTCCAGTGCTCGATAAAAGATGTGGCCTTGGGTTCAGAGCTAATAACCTGGTGAGAGCTATGCAGGACCTGAGATCCAAGCCTACGGATTGGCCCCAGTCTCTTATTAATATGCCATACCCTCAAGCAAGGGCAGAATTAATGACAATTAGGGGCATCGGTAGGAAGGTAGCTGATTGTGTAGCTCTGTTTGCTCTTCGAAAAGATGAGGCTGTGCCAGTTGATACCCATGTTTGGCAGATAGCTTTAGAGCTTTACCTAAGGGAAATAAAGACTAAGTCACTTACTACCAAGGTATATGAAACCATAGCTGAGCACTTTAGATCGCTCTTCAGGGACAGAGCTGGATGGGTGCAGCAATACCTTTTCTTTTCCCATCTAAACAGGCATAGATATGACTCTACGCTCTAG
- a CDS encoding 2'-5' RNA ligase family protein: MLSVEEYRQETPQSPPLYGVVLGLPEEFAEEIAGRRQRYCPNANKVIFPHITLRVPFTCQDARSLIEPLEQVAREKLPVKVTAKGLGTFKGTGKNVLYVHVERTPELLELHKAVVEALDGVNEVLPYAADHQMDNWVPHITIAEGMSEEQLECLMKEFEDYDPNEQWESNEILLVRSQQAEDGSILWTTTRSFKHLDE; the protein is encoded by the coding sequence ATGCTATCTGTTGAGGAGTATCGACAGGAAACACCTCAGTCACCACCATTGTATGGCGTTGTCCTTGGGCTTCCCGAGGAATTCGCAGAAGAGATAGCTGGTAGAAGACAGAGGTACTGTCCCAACGCTAACAAGGTGATATTTCCTCATATAACCCTGAGGGTGCCATTCACCTGTCAGGATGCCCGATCGCTAATTGAGCCCTTGGAACAGGTAGCACGTGAAAAGCTACCAGTTAAGGTGACCGCCAAAGGGCTTGGCACTTTCAAGGGAACTGGGAAGAACGTGCTATACGTCCATGTAGAGAGAACTCCAGAGTTACTTGAACTACACAAGGCTGTGGTAGAGGCACTTGATGGGGTAAACGAGGTTTTGCCATACGCTGCCGACCACCAGATGGACAATTGGGTACCACATATCACGATAGCTGAAGGGATGTCTGAAGAGCAACTTGAGTGCCTGATGAAGGAGTTTGAGGATTACGATCCGAATGAGCAGTGGGAGTCTAACGAGATATTACTTGTACGCTCACAGCAGGCAGAAGATGGTTCCATACTGTGGACCACAACACGTTCATTCAAGCATCTCGATGAATAG
- a CDS encoding ABC transporter ATP-binding protein, giving the protein MPLLEVEDLRTYFYTPDGVVKAVDGVSLYLNEGETLGIVGESGSGKSVMALTIMGLIPQPPGKIVSGKVIFDGRDLTKLDESELRRIRGKEIGMIFQDPMTSLNPVLTIGKQLTETLEEHLNMPTGKARERAVELLRLVGIPNPKERLGQYPHQFSGGQRQRIMIAMALACNPKLLIADEPTTALDVTIQAQILELIKNLQQEFGMAVMIITHAMGVVAGMADRVNVMYAGHVYESAYTDDLFENPRNPYTLGLLRSIPRLDEERKTRLDPIRGTPPDLINLGPGCPFQPRCDFAIDICSQKFPPYREVGSDHYTLCWVDVKREGA; this is encoded by the coding sequence ATGCCCCTTCTAGAAGTAGAGGATCTACGTACATATTTTTATACGCCTGATGGCGTGGTCAAAGCCGTTGACGGAGTTAGTCTGTATCTCAACGAGGGTGAAACTCTAGGGATAGTAGGTGAGAGCGGTAGCGGTAAAAGCGTTATGGCGCTTACGATTATGGGTCTTATTCCGCAACCGCCAGGAAAGATAGTTAGTGGCAAGGTTATTTTTGACGGCAGGGATCTCACTAAGCTTGATGAAAGCGAACTGCGAAGGATCCGTGGGAAAGAGATAGGGATGATATTTCAAGATCCCATGACGTCTCTAAACCCTGTACTTACTATAGGCAAACAGCTGACCGAGACTTTGGAAGAGCACCTTAATATGCCCACTGGCAAAGCCAGAGAGAGGGCTGTAGAGCTCCTAAGGCTTGTGGGCATTCCTAATCCCAAGGAAAGGCTTGGTCAGTACCCGCACCAATTCTCTGGTGGCCAACGCCAAAGAATTATGATTGCTATGGCCTTGGCCTGTAATCCTAAGCTGCTTATAGCTGACGAGCCTACTACTGCCTTGGATGTTACCATCCAGGCTCAGATACTAGAGCTTATAAAGAACCTACAGCAAGAATTTGGAATGGCAGTTATGATCATCACCCACGCGATGGGTGTTGTTGCGGGCATGGCAGATCGTGTCAACGTGATGTATGCTGGACACGTCTATGAGAGCGCCTATACCGATGATCTTTTTGAGAATCCCCGCAATCCTTATACATTAGGACTGCTAAGATCAATTCCAAGGCTCGATGAGGAACGTAAGACCAGGCTTGATCCTATTAGAGGCACTCCTCCTGACTTGATCAATCTCGGACCTGGCTGTCCGTTCCAGCCGAGATGTGACTTTGCAATAGATATCTGTTCTCAGAAGTTTCCTCCATATAGAGAGGTTGGGAGCGACCATTATACCCTATGCTGGGTTGATGTAAAGCGTGAAGGAGCATAG
- a CDS encoding ABC transporter ATP-binding protein produces MANERVNQSNGSTGSNASKDVLLQVRNLVMHFPITKGVLFQKKVGAVQAVDNISFDIYRGETLGLVGESGCGKSTAGRAILQLYKPTSGQVIFEGRDLTKLPPEEMRRMRRHLQIIFQDPYASLNPRMTVENIIGEPLLVHGIVKDKKELREQVQELLQLVGLNPYFANRYPHEFSGGQRQRIGIARALALRPSFIVADEPVSALDVSIQAQIVNLMEDLQDKFKLTYLFIAHDLSVVRHISDRVAVMYLGKIVEIADRDSLYKDPLHPYTKALLSAVPIPDPKVEKKRERIILTGDVPSPINPPSGCRFHTRCPFVMDICREKEPPLTDQGGGHSVACWLYPLKEEPQQKQPNAVTSQSSS; encoded by the coding sequence ATGGCGAATGAGAGGGTAAATCAATCGAATGGGTCTACTGGCAGCAATGCATCCAAGGATGTATTGCTGCAGGTGAGAAACCTTGTAATGCATTTCCCTATCACTAAAGGGGTTCTGTTCCAGAAAAAGGTAGGAGCAGTACAGGCAGTTGATAATATTAGCTTTGATATCTATCGAGGTGAGACATTAGGCCTGGTTGGAGAGTCTGGCTGTGGTAAGAGCACGGCTGGCAGGGCTATACTACAACTTTATAAGCCCACTTCAGGCCAAGTTATATTTGAAGGGAGGGACCTTACTAAGCTTCCCCCTGAGGAAATGCGGCGCATGCGGCGCCACCTACAGATTATATTCCAGGACCCATACGCCTCTCTTAATCCCAGAATGACGGTTGAAAATATCATTGGAGAACCTCTCTTAGTCCACGGCATTGTCAAAGATAAGAAGGAGCTGCGAGAGCAGGTACAAGAATTGCTGCAGTTAGTAGGTCTCAATCCATACTTCGCTAATCGTTATCCTCATGAGTTCTCTGGTGGTCAACGCCAAAGGATAGGTATTGCTAGGGCACTTGCACTTCGACCTAGTTTCATAGTTGCGGATGAGCCAGTATCCGCTCTGGATGTCTCCATTCAGGCACAGATTGTGAACCTCATGGAGGACTTGCAAGATAAATTCAAGTTGACATATCTGTTTATCGCTCACGATCTGAGCGTTGTGCGCCATATCTCTGATAGAGTTGCTGTCATGTATCTGGGTAAAATCGTTGAGATAGCGGACAGAGACAGCCTTTATAAAGATCCTCTCCATCCTTATACCAAGGCGCTATTGTCAGCAGTGCCCATACCAGATCCAAAAGTCGAGAAGAAAAGAGAGCGCATAATTCTTACAGGAGATGTTCCAAGCCCTATCAATCCACCCTCAGGATGTAGATTCCACACGCGATGTCCATTCGTTATGGATATATGTCGTGAGAAAGAGCCACCTCTTACAGATCAAGGTGGAGGACACTCTGTAGCTTGTTGGCTATACCCACTTAAGGAAGAGCCTCAACAAAAACAGCCCAATGCTGTTACCTCCCAATCTAGCTCCTAA
- a CDS encoding site-2 protease family protein: MPFEIGDVRILLIRLAIMVVAISIHEFAHAITADALGDSTARRYGRVTLNPISHFDPLGFLMLIFLVVFGFGFAWGRPVPVNPYALRGGRRGMALVAFAGPLSNLVQAAVAVAIWRAMGTPHPGDSMLPMILWTFAYLNVLLAAFNMLPVPPLDGFNVLMGLVSDFWVQRLEPLRQYGPVLLLLLIFLGGRFIFDYTVIPMFELFAWLVGLRA; encoded by the coding sequence ATGCCTTTCGAGATAGGTGATGTCAGAATATTACTTATAAGACTGGCAATAATGGTTGTCGCGATCTCTATACATGAATTCGCGCACGCTATTACTGCCGACGCTCTGGGAGACTCTACTGCTCGCAGGTATGGCAGAGTTACCCTTAACCCTATCTCCCACTTTGATCCTCTGGGCTTTCTAATGCTGATATTTCTAGTCGTTTTTGGTTTTGGATTTGCCTGGGGCCGACCGGTTCCAGTCAACCCTTATGCCTTGAGGGGAGGCAGAAGGGGAATGGCGTTGGTAGCTTTCGCTGGTCCACTCTCCAATTTGGTCCAGGCTGCGGTGGCAGTAGCCATCTGGCGTGCTATGGGGACGCCGCATCCTGGAGATAGCATGCTACCTATGATCCTGTGGACTTTCGCCTATCTCAATGTTTTACTGGCAGCGTTCAACATGCTACCAGTGCCCCCGCTGGATGGCTTCAATGTTCTCATGGGGCTAGTTAGCGACTTCTGGGTACAGCGACTCGAGCCTTTGAGGCAGTATGGTCCAGTACTACTATTGCTCCTGATCTTCTTGGGAGGGCGGTTTATATTCGACTATACTGTTATCCCTATGTTTGAGCTGTTTGCTTGGCTAGTTGGACTTAGGGCTTAG
- a CDS encoding HD domain-containing protein, which translates to MPRYEQVHSYRVAQDIARSSNDPYLLQAALLHDVGKVYGKHRMSMLGRCLAVILDKFSPRLLRCLAREHYPFWSFYLYIHHPEIGADKILRAGGDQQVAYIIRNHHTRTHDTAISLLHKVDSSR; encoded by the coding sequence ATGCCTCGCTATGAACAGGTACATAGCTATAGAGTTGCGCAGGATATAGCAAGATCATCCAATGATCCCTACCTTCTGCAGGCAGCATTGCTACACGATGTAGGTAAGGTGTATGGCAAGCATCGTATGTCCATGCTAGGTAGATGCTTGGCTGTTATTTTGGATAAATTTTCTCCTCGTCTATTGAGGTGCTTGGCGAGGGAGCATTACCCTTTCTGGTCGTTTTATCTTTACATTCACCACCCTGAGATAGGAGCTGATAAAATTTTACGTGCGGGTGGAGACCAACAAGTAGCTTATATTATTAGGAATCATCACACACGAACTCATGATACGGCAATAAGCCTTCTACATAAGGTGGACTCATCTCGTTGA
- a CDS encoding segregation and condensation protein A produces the protein MLSQIDYHVNLVTFSGPLDLLLQLVERNRLPVTELSLAQVTDDYLERVSHLDVAPEEMSKFLLIASRLLLIKSRALLEIPTDAEEEGQEDLVSQLALYQSIKRASSALESSFGRITYPQMVPPKIDLPLPPIVQRLSSSLLLHAVDRLVLRSTSRPISGPTVAKFRWRLRDALSKLEQLLKRDHTIAFSQVVATVPRDRQFVVVAFLAILDAARRGLVVLSQDRPFGTIQISRNGENSDG, from the coding sequence ATGCTGTCGCAGATAGATTACCATGTAAATTTGGTAACTTTCTCCGGACCACTTGATCTGCTCCTACAGCTTGTTGAGCGAAACCGTTTGCCAGTGACTGAACTCTCCCTAGCTCAGGTTACAGATGATTATCTTGAGAGGGTATCACATCTGGATGTGGCGCCGGAGGAAATGTCCAAGTTCCTGCTTATAGCATCCAGATTGTTGCTAATAAAAAGTCGTGCATTGCTCGAGATACCAACTGATGCAGAAGAAGAAGGGCAGGAAGATCTCGTGAGCCAGCTAGCGCTCTACCAGAGCATCAAACGAGCCTCTTCAGCATTAGAAAGTAGCTTTGGCAGAATAACTTATCCGCAAATGGTCCCCCCGAAAATAGACCTGCCTTTGCCGCCTATAGTGCAACGTCTATCCTCCTCCTTGTTGTTGCATGCTGTTGACAGGCTTGTTCTAAGAAGCACATCGCGCCCCATATCAGGGCCAACCGTTGCTAAATTCAGGTGGCGTCTGAGAGATGCCCTTTCTAAGCTCGAGCAGCTCTTAAAGAGAGACCATACTATAGCGTTCAGCCAAGTTGTTGCTACGGTTCCAAGAGATAGGCAATTTGTGGTAGTTGCCTTCTTGGCTATACTTGATGCGGCAAGAAGAGGACTTGTTGTATTGTCTCAGGATAGACCTTTTGGCACTATCCAGATCAGCAGGAATGGCGAGAACTCCGATGGATAG
- the scpB gene encoding SMC-Scp complex subunit ScpB, with the protein MDRVNQQQESACGHDVQLLLEAMLFAAGRPVAVSELASVLDISQSEVTSHLLSLREVLRNRGIRLQNNGYEWRLVAAPEASTVIQRLLGLGMPPKLSSAAMEALAIIAYKQPITKGQIDLIRGVDSSGVINSLLTRGLIEEVGRAETPGRPILYGTTEMFLELFGLESLDQLPKLEDARHSIDKLVSREDVVL; encoded by the coding sequence ATGGATAGAGTAAACCAACAGCAAGAAAGTGCTTGTGGGCATGATGTTCAGCTCTTACTTGAGGCAATGCTATTTGCTGCTGGTCGTCCTGTTGCGGTTTCCGAGCTCGCTAGTGTGCTAGATATATCACAAAGCGAAGTTACCTCCCATCTTCTCTCTCTAAGGGAGGTTCTGCGTAATAGGGGGATAAGGCTACAGAACAACGGGTATGAGTGGAGGCTGGTTGCGGCTCCTGAAGCTTCTACTGTAATACAACGTCTGCTTGGTCTAGGCATGCCTCCTAAGCTTAGCTCTGCCGCAATGGAGGCTTTGGCAATTATTGCCTATAAACAACCTATCACTAAGGGACAAATAGACCTTATTAGAGGTGTAGACTCTTCTGGGGTCATCAACAGCTTGCTTACTAGGGGGCTTATAGAGGAGGTTGGTCGGGCCGAAACACCAGGCAGACCTATTTTGTATGGCACCACAGAGATGTTTCTTGAATTATTTGGATTGGAAAGCTTAGATCAGCTACCCAAGCTAGAGGATGCAAGACATTCTATCGACAAGCTGGTCAGTCGGGAAGACGTTGTACTTTGA
- the menC gene encoding o-succinylbenzoate synthase encodes MPEKIRIDSVEIRLVRLQVRGSFRASYGQRATSNRILVMVRAGDIEGWGECVAMEHPYYWPETVSSAWSTLVDILAPDCIGKVISDPKEEMLFPRVRGNQMAKHALESAIWDAWCRTNSTPLYSYIGGTTREVRAGISLGLYKTAGELCDEINKRLQEGYKWFKIKIEPGKDLDYVRRVRDEFPRLPLSVDANGAYTRDQIDTLKHLEEFGLEMIEQPFAPTDLVNHRELAESLATPVCLDESVVDFESARSLIELHICDAINLKPGRVGGLRESLEIHRLCYSLGFPLWVGGMFETNIGRATSLALCTLPGITLPSDMSASTNYFERDVAYPNFEISDTGKLLLPEGPGTGVEIDKDYIKESTIKVQRLPD; translated from the coding sequence GTGCCAGAGAAGATCAGAATCGACAGTGTAGAAATAAGATTAGTAAGGCTCCAGGTTAGAGGAAGCTTTCGGGCTAGTTATGGTCAACGTGCAACCAGCAACAGAATCCTGGTAATGGTACGTGCTGGAGACATAGAAGGCTGGGGAGAGTGTGTGGCCATGGAACATCCTTATTACTGGCCCGAGACTGTCAGCTCTGCCTGGTCAACGTTAGTCGATATACTTGCTCCTGACTGTATAGGAAAAGTCATTTCGGATCCCAAAGAAGAAATGCTTTTCCCAAGAGTAAGAGGCAACCAAATGGCAAAACATGCCCTAGAGTCGGCGATCTGGGATGCTTGGTGTAGAACTAACTCTACCCCTCTTTATAGCTACATTGGTGGAACTACCAGGGAAGTACGAGCAGGAATAAGCCTAGGCTTATATAAGACCGCTGGAGAGCTCTGTGATGAAATAAATAAGAGGCTACAGGAAGGATATAAGTGGTTCAAGATCAAGATAGAACCTGGAAAAGACTTAGACTATGTACGCAGAGTAAGAGATGAATTCCCTAGATTACCGCTCTCAGTAGATGCTAATGGTGCCTACACTAGAGATCAAATTGATACCCTAAAGCATTTGGAAGAATTCGGGCTAGAGATGATCGAACAACCCTTTGCCCCCACAGATCTTGTGAACCATAGAGAGCTAGCAGAATCTCTGGCAACTCCTGTCTGCTTGGACGAAAGCGTAGTTGACTTTGAGAGTGCAAGATCCTTGATAGAGCTCCACATCTGCGACGCAATTAACCTTAAGCCCGGCAGAGTAGGGGGACTAAGGGAGAGCCTTGAGATACACAGATTATGTTATTCTTTGGGTTTTCCGCTCTGGGTGGGGGGGATGTTTGAGACAAATATCGGTAGAGCTACTAGCTTGGCACTCTGTACATTACCTGGTATAACTCTACCTTCAGATATGTCAGCGAGTACCAACTACTTTGAAAGAGATGTAGCCTATCCTAACTTCGAAATTAGTGATACCGGTAAATTACTGCTTCCAGAGGGACCTGGTACAGGGGTAGAAATAGATAAAGACTACATTAAAGAGTCTACAATCAAAGTACAACGTCTTCCCGACTGA
- the folB gene encoding dihydroneopterin aldolase, with amino-acid sequence MSQDKIILSGLRFYGYHGVHPEERTLGQIFVLDLEIGLDLSPAARTDDPSQTVNYSEVYKDLRDVVQGNSYKLIETLAQKVAEVVLCRDKVLWVRVTVKKPAAPIHGANFDFVAVQVYREKPPAS; translated from the coding sequence ATGTCACAAGATAAGATCATACTCTCAGGACTACGCTTCTATGGCTACCATGGCGTGCATCCGGAGGAACGCACGCTGGGACAGATCTTCGTTTTGGATCTGGAGATAGGGCTTGATCTCTCTCCTGCTGCTAGGACGGACGATCCTTCGCAAACTGTCAACTACAGTGAAGTCTACAAGGACTTAAGGGATGTAGTTCAGGGTAATAGCTACAAGCTGATCGAGACGCTGGCTCAAAAGGTAGCAGAGGTTGTGCTATGCAGAGATAAAGTTTTGTGGGTGAGGGTAACAGTCAAGAAGCCAGCGGCTCCTATACATGGCGCTAACTTTGATTTCGTTGCAGTCCAGGTGTACAGGGAAAAGCCCCCCGCTAGCTGA
- a CDS encoding alpha-amylase family glycosyl hydrolase codes for MSVRLQPGTNTITSGYISADGKAVGTDELEIDVKIPALPLPHISAKVDGRDLVLKVDSYRLSGSDLIHNWDLTQISRRFIITDSGDKSQIRLSPKGIVSGQFEIGLQVRAGQHISERAIFHFTYDKGEPQVPDVMRDHPDWIDSAVVYGVVPFLFGDPPFKSVTQRLPYLHDLGVNAIWLSPINATLPGDFGYAVVDYFKLREDYGTEEDFRDLVKTAHSLGIKVLMDFVPNHTSSQHPYFLDTQKHGKFSHYYDFYMYDSSGNYQYYFDWAHLPNLNYDNPEVRAWMMRAFTYWVREYDVDGFRVDVAWGIRERRPDFWPQWREELKSVKPDLFLLAEASARDPYYFTHGFDAAYDWTEELGHWAWERVFNLESMVVWRLRDALTNFGQGYHEDALIFRFINNNDTGERFISKYGLPYTKLAATLLLTLPGVPCIYTGDEVGAEYEPYSAEGPISWEDKYGLKSLYQKLIALRRNEPAIHSRKWMLLDTDPQSKVLAYTRFSNSQDSWFLVALNFSSEDLVCRINLPKDDMKLRTVSTPRLILGHPGKMEIESSHINLSLGAYEAKILAF; via the coding sequence GTGTCTGTCCGACTGCAACCAGGTACTAACACCATCACCTCTGGATATATCTCTGCTGATGGTAAGGCTGTCGGCACTGATGAGTTAGAGATTGATGTGAAGATACCAGCCTTACCTCTACCGCACATATCGGCAAAGGTCGATGGTAGGGATCTAGTACTTAAAGTCGATTCCTATAGGTTATCCGGGTCAGATCTGATTCATAACTGGGATCTTACTCAAATCTCGAGGCGTTTTATTATTACCGACTCTGGTGATAAATCTCAGATTAGACTCTCGCCCAAGGGAATTGTAAGTGGGCAATTTGAGATTGGCCTCCAGGTTAGGGCTGGTCAACACATTTCAGAGAGAGCAATTTTCCACTTCACGTATGACAAAGGAGAGCCGCAGGTGCCAGACGTGATGCGTGATCATCCTGATTGGATAGATTCAGCTGTAGTATATGGTGTAGTACCTTTTCTGTTTGGAGATCCTCCTTTCAAATCTGTAACTCAGCGTCTCCCTTACCTGCACGATCTCGGAGTGAACGCTATTTGGCTTTCTCCCATAAACGCTACTTTACCCGGGGACTTTGGGTACGCAGTTGTGGACTATTTCAAGCTACGAGAAGACTACGGGACTGAAGAGGATTTCCGAGATCTCGTAAAGACTGCCCATTCCTTGGGCATAAAAGTACTTATGGATTTTGTTCCTAACCACACATCATCTCAGCATCCGTATTTTCTAGATACTCAAAAGCATGGTAAGTTCTCTCACTATTACGATTTCTACATGTACGACAGTAGTGGAAACTATCAGTACTACTTCGACTGGGCCCATCTACCTAACTTGAACTATGATAATCCTGAGGTTCGAGCCTGGATGATGCGTGCTTTTACCTACTGGGTAAGGGAGTATGATGTTGATGGCTTTAGGGTAGATGTGGCATGGGGTATTAGGGAACGCAGGCCTGATTTCTGGCCTCAGTGGAGGGAAGAACTCAAGAGCGTCAAGCCTGATCTCTTTCTTCTGGCCGAAGCTAGTGCCCGTGATCCTTACTACTTTACTCACGGCTTCGATGCAGCCTATGACTGGACTGAGGAGCTAGGACACTGGGCCTGGGAGCGAGTCTTTAACCTCGAGAGCATGGTAGTGTGGAGACTTCGTGATGCACTCACTAACTTCGGCCAAGGTTACCATGAGGACGCTCTGATATTTCGCTTCATCAACAATAATGATACTGGGGAAAGATTCATCTCCAAGTATGGACTGCCGTATACCAAGCTTGCGGCCACGCTGCTGCTAACTCTACCTGGAGTACCTTGTATCTATACGGGTGATGAGGTTGGAGCAGAATACGAACCTTATTCTGCGGAAGGTCCGATAAGTTGGGAGGATAAGTACGGCCTGAAGAGTCTCTATCAAAAGCTTATAGCACTAAGGAGAAATGAGCCTGCTATTCATAGCAGAAAGTGGATGCTTCTGGATACAGACCCTCAATCTAAGGTGTTAGCCTACACCCGCTTTAGCAATTCCCAAGATAGCTGGTTTCTTGTAGCCCTTAACTTCTCATCTGAGGATCTTGTTTGCAGGATAAATCTACCGAAGGATGATATGAAGCTAAGAACTGTTTCTACCCCAAGGTTGATACTGGGGCATCCTGGCAAAATGGAGATAGAGAGTTCGCATATCAATTTGTCTTTAGGTGCCTACGAAGCCAAGATATTGGCTTTTTAG